The Rubidibacter lacunae KORDI 51-2 genome segment CTGGCACGTCAACGCCTTCATTGAGCACGCGTGACGTCGCAATCGTGGGATAGACGCCTGCTTGGAAGGCTTGCAAAATCGCGTGACGCTCTTTGACAGGCGTTTGGTGCGTGATCGCCGGAATTAAAAACTCCTGCGCGATGCGATAAACCGTGGCGTTGTCATTGGTAAAAATCAGCGTGCGTTCTGGATAGTGCCGGGCCAGCAGTTCGCCGAGTACGTGCAGTTTCCCGTCCGTGCCGAGCGCTAGCTCCCTCGCCTCGCGATGAGCCAACATGGCCCGCCGACCCGCTGCCGAGCGCGCGCCGATCTGAACGAAACGCTGCCAGCCTTTGAGACTGCCTAAGGAAATCTTTGCTTCGCGCAGAAACCCATTGCGACAGGCGATCGCCGCATCGTAGCGCTCGCGTTCTGCTGCCGACAGCTCCACCGAGATCCGGACAATGTCGTGGGCAGCCAGTGTCGTCCCGGACAGTTCGGCAGCACTTTTGCGATAAAGCATCGGGCCCAGCAGCGTATCGAGATCGCGATGGGCGTTGTCGCTACGTTCGGGTGTTGCTGTTAGTCCCAAGCGGTAGGGCGCGATCGCGTATTCGGCAACAACGCGATAGAACTCCGTAGGCAGGTGATGGCACTCGTCGCAAACCAGCAATCCGTAACGATTGCCCAAGGATTCGGCATGGATTGCCGCACTATCGTAGGTTGCTACCAAAATCGGCGCGCGATCGCACGCGCCACCACCGAGCGCCCCGATGTCTGCACCGGGATAGGTTGCCTCTAGCTGCGCATACCACTGATGGAGCAAATCGATGGTCGGGACAACCACCATCGTGCTGCAACCTGCCGCCTGCATCGCTAGTTGCGCGAAGTAGGTTTTCCCCGCCCCGGTCGGCAACACGACGACGCCGCGCCGGCCGCTCTGCTCCCACGCTGCCAGCGCCTCGCGTTGGTGGACGAACGGTTCCCGCACGGCGACTGGCATCAGATCCGCAGTGGGAAAGTCCGGTGCTCGATCGTTGAAGACAGCGCGATCGCGCTGCAATGCGCCGACCAGCGCTCGGTAGTGCAGTGCCGGAAAGCGAAACTTCTCGACGCGATCGTCCCAGGTAGCAAAGTCAATCCAGGCTTTCCCGCGCGGTGGCGGGTGCAGCAGCAACGTGCCGCGATCGTAAGTTAGCTCGGGCGTTCGCCCCATCGGTCAGAGTCCGTCAGCGCAATTGCCCCTCATTGTAGAGAGGCGATGAAGCGGCGAAAGCTTGCGGCAATTGACTCTCCTCAACCGGGTGCTCAGTTGCAAGCCCCATGCGAAGGCACTTGTACCCTCCGACAGCCCGCAGTCATCGACCGGCGGGCAATACCCCAACAATAAATCTCCCGCCGACGCAGGAGCGATTGGCAGGAGATACATCAATAGCAGTCGAGTTAGGGAACGCGATCGCTCTAACCCGCCTTATCTTCGTTGCGGGTCTGAATATAAAGTATCAGCAGGAACACTGCAGGAACCAGAACGAACAAAAGGCTGGCAACGAATCCGAGTTTATTAGTCTCCATGATTTCCAAACACCAACAGCAAGCTGACCCAAACGGCCTTAGGATATCACCCCAACGGCCTGCGCACGGCGTACCCGCGCCTACTTCTTCTTATCTTGCTTGCGCGTCTGCGGCTTGGTGATAACGCTCACAGTGCCGCCTTTGACGAGGATCTGACAGGCCAAGCGGAACGAATCCGGGCGTTTGCTCAGGCGTTTCACTTCTACGGGCGTGCGTTCTGAAAGATTCTCCATACCTTCGACGATCTCGACCAAGCACGTGCCGCATTGACCGTAGCCGCCGCAGTTGATC includes the following:
- a CDS encoding 2Fe-2S iron-sulfur cluster-binding protein produces the protein MGAIKFIEEGLEVVAADGANLRQKALENQIDLYTFKGKMINCGGYGQCGTCLVEIVEGMENLSERTPVEVKRLSKRPDSFRLACQILVKGGTVSVITKPQTRKQDKKK
- the psbM gene encoding photosystem II reaction center protein PsbM, translated to METNKLGFVASLLFVLVPAVFLLILYIQTRNEDKAG
- a CDS encoding DEAD/DEAH box helicase encodes the protein MGRTPELTYDRGTLLLHPPPRGKAWIDFATWDDRVEKFRFPALHYRALVGALQRDRAVFNDRAPDFPTADLMPVAVREPFVHQREALAAWEQSGRRGVVVLPTGAGKTYFAQLAMQAAGCSTMVVVPTIDLLHQWYAQLEATYPGADIGALGGGACDRAPILVATYDSAAIHAESLGNRYGLLVCDECHHLPTEFYRVVAEYAIAPYRLGLTATPERSDNAHRDLDTLLGPMLYRKSAAELSGTTLAAHDIVRISVELSAAERERYDAAIACRNGFLREAKISLGSLKGWQRFVQIGARSAAGRRAMLAHREARELALGTDGKLHVLGELLARHYPERTLIFTNDNATVYRIAQEFLIPAITHQTPVKERHAILQAFQAGVYPTIATSRVLNEGVDVPDARIAIVLSGTSSTREYVQRLGRILRKGSSDRKLALLYELIAADTSEERIAARRRATYDTPQQLPISPLKPVAVDAASGDRSRLRVAEAKGTYKAEPEFTSES